TCTTGATGGCAACGAAGTTGAAGCCCCACAAAAACACGGTGATCAGGGCAAGAAGAATATGCGGCAACGCCATTTTGTTATGTCCGAATTTCAGGCGATCGACGGGCGTTTTACGCCGAAACCGCCCTCTTCCAGCCAAATGTAATGAGACCGGCGCCGATCAGGAGACCGCCGCCCGTGCGGTTGACGACGCGCTGAACCTTGGGTTTGCGGATCGTATTGCGGGCGGCACTTGCCAGAAGTCCATAAAGCGCCGCATTGCAGCTGGCAAGCACAAGGAATGTCGCTTCGAAAATCAGCACCTGCGGCCAGAAAGGCAGAGTCGGCACCAGAAACTGCGGCAGGAAGGCGACGAAGAAGACAATGCTCTTGGGGTTCAGCGCCGTGACGACATAGGCATGCAGGAAGATTTTGAGCGGCCTTTCACGGCCGGTCACGCCTGCGGCTTCACCACCTTCAACGCCAACCGGCGAACGCCACAGCTTGATGCCGAGATAGATGAGGTAAGCCGCGCCTATCCATTTCAGACCGGTAAAAAGGGCCGCCGATGTGGCAAGCAGCGCGCCGAGCCCCAGCATGGAGGCCGTCATCGCAGTGAAATCACCAAGCGCCACACCCGTCACCGTCGCGGTGCTCGCCTTGCGTCCATGCCCCAGAGCATAAGAAATCACCAGCAGGATTGTCGGCCCCGGAATGGCAAGCATGATGGCGGATGCGGCCACGAAGGCCAGCCAGTTCTCCAGTGGCATGATGCAATCTCCCCCGTTCGGTCTTTGGAGCAAGCCACCAAAAGCGCCCGGTATCAAGCCAAATTTTCGGAGGCTGTGCCGCTTTGTCATCCAGCGGACGAAGGGGCTGCTGCTGCCGCTTCATCGCCTGTGCAAGATCGTAATTTGACGGCATGGCAAGCCATGCCGCGCCGCGCTGACCCCTGCCCGCTCCAGCCGCAGGGCAAGATCAGGGGTAACACCCGCCCGGACGTTAACGAGGATAGTGCAACGCGCTATATGCCAGGCCTTTCCGCAGCTTCCGTTACGGAAAACTGAATTCCGGCAATGAACTCCTCGCAGACGCGCCGTGGGTGGACGACGGGTCGAGTCCCGCATGACGGAGGCGCGCATTTCGAACATCATTAGAAGTGGAAACGAACGACGGAGCCTCCCCGGCATTTTCTCGCCGGAGAGACTGTCGTCATCAAAACCGCGGCGCCCAGTAAGGAGGTGCCCACTCCCGCCGCATTTTGCGGTCGGACGGCTCCAGGCCGATATCGTCCAGAAGACGCTCCGGCAGATCGGAAAGATCGGTGGGCGGCGGGCGCGGCACCATTGCCGCGACGAGAACCGCTTTCAGGGTTTTCCAGACGCCGAATGTGACGAACAGGCGGTCGACCGCATCCGGCAGCGCATATGCTACCAATGGTTGATTTTTCTGCATGGGAAATCCGTCCCGGCGCGGCGAAGCAGCCAGGTCCTTTATCGATGATAAAACGACATGCAGGAACGGCGGGCGCAACATGCGGTAGCGCGGACGCACAATTCAGCTGTCAGACGAAGTGAAGATGCCAAACGGCAGGGAAATCAGGCAGGAAGCCTTATCGGAGGTCGATGCCTCGGGACATGTAACCGCCGATGACCATGCCGGAAAAGCCAGACATGCCGGTAAGGCGCATATTCATATAGTCAGTCATTCCACGCCTCCTTTTTATAGCGGTTACAGACAAGATGCATCTTACACGAGATGCCGGACGCGACAAGAGGTCGCAATCTCGAATTGCAAAAGTCCGGCAGAATAGATGCAAAAATGCAACAAGCCGTTCAGCTCAGCGAGACGCTGAGGCCAAAACCCTGCATCAGCCGCCGTGTGGCGAAATCCGGCTTGCCGGAAGTGAAGACGGCGAAATCGAAACCATCTGGATGCTCCGCATCCTGCGGCAGCGGCACCAGGTGGCGTGCGCGACGGGCAATCGCTTCCGCGGGATCGAGCCAGTCCACCGGCCATGGCGCCAGCCGGCGAAACACATTGGCCATGAAGGGATAATGAGTGCAGGCGAGAACAACGATATCGGTGCGCTTGCCGTCGTTATCGATGAAGCAGGGCTCGATTTCCGCCAGCACGGCTTCATCGGAGATCGGTTCGCCCCTGATCCAGCTTTCGGCCATACGCGCCAGATTTTCCGATCCCACGAGGCGAACATGGCATTGCGTGGCGAATGACTGGATGAGATCGCGCGTATAGGCGCGCTTGACGGTGCCGGGTGTTGCCAGCACGGAAACGAGACCGGAACGGGTGCGTTCGGCCGCAGGTTTGATAGCTGGAACGGTGCCGACGAAAGTCATATCAGGGAAGCGCGCCCGAAGATCGGCGCCTGCCAGTGTGAAGGCGGTGTTGCAGGCAATGATGCAGACTTCAGGGCTATAGTCTTCAAGCAGCTTTTCGAAGAGCGAAAGAATGCGCGCTTTCAGCGCCTCCTCTTCCCAGCCGCCATAGGGGAAACCGGCGTCGTCGGCCACATAGATGAAACCGCGCTCGGGCATCAGCACGCGCGCCTCGCGCAGTACCGTCAGCCCGCCAATGCCGGAATCGAATACCAGCACCGGTTTGAGAACATCGGCCAGAGCCTCAGTCGTCTTCAGCATTCTCCCCAGCCCTCTCCGACAATGGTCCCTCCGCCGTTCCAGCCCGGCCTGCCTGCTTAGGCCACTGCCGGGGAAAACGATCGAGTGACCTGATCACGCCACGGAAAACACTGATTTCCTGCTCGGAAAAGCCGCGTCTCGACAGCACCGCACGCAGATTGTCCACCATTTTCGGCTTTTTTTCGGGCGGATGAAAATATCCGCGCGCATCGAGCGCCTCCTCGATGTGTTCGAACAGGCCGAAGACCTGTTCCTTGGTCGAGGGCCGCTGCTCGATGGGCTGGAAAAGCGTCTCGTCCAGATCGTCCATGCCGGATTTCATCCACTCATAGGACATCAAAAGCACGGCCTGCGCGATATTGAGCGACGCGAAGGCGGGGTTGACCGGAAATGTCACGATCTCATCGGCCAGCGCCACTTCTTCATTGGTAAGGCCCCAGCGCTCACGCCCGAACAGGATGCCGGTTCTTTCACCCGCCTTGAACTTCGCGCGCAGCGTGCCGGCTGCGGTGACGGGGGCACGAACCGGTTTGAAACCGTAACGCTCCCGCGCGGTCGTGGCATAGACGAAATTGAGATCCTTGATCGCCTCTTCCAGCGTCTCGAACACCTTCGTCCCGTCGATGACATGATCGGCCTTGGAAGCGGCGGCGCGCGCCTTCTCGTTCGGCCAGCCGTCACGCGGCTTGACGAGGCGAAGTTCGGCAAGACCGAAATTGGCCATTGCCCGTGCCACCATGCCGATATTTTCGCCGAGCTGCGGTTCGACCAGAATGATCGCCGGGCCTTCCGCCACAAGTTCAAGCTCGCTGTTTGTGCCTGCCATCGTCGTTTTCCAGTTTCTGAAGCGCCGCATCGATTTTCAGGCCGATGCGTTTTATGGTTTTCGCGCATTTCCAGACTGAAAACCGGTCGCCGCTTTTCCTGAAAATGCTCTAAAGCGCGCTTCACTGGCACAGATCGGCGCCAAAATCAAAGCCGGGGCAGGCAGAACGCCCTGTTATTCGCCCTTGATGATCGCCGCCATCTCTGCGCGCAGCGAATCCCTGCCCTCGTCTCCAACCCGGTGAATGTCGCTGATGACAGGCTGGCCGTTTTCCTCGATGACATCGAAATGCACCTCGTCGACCGTTGCCTTCATCTCTGCCTCATCCATGCAGGCCCAGAGCTTGAACTTTGCCGTCACGTCAGTCACGCCGTCCTTCACCTCACCGGGCGTTACCGAAACATCCACCAGCGGACAGCCATCCTGCGAGTTGGTCACCACATCGTAGCCGAAGGGATCGCCGGTCTCGCCGCTTTCCGCCTCGTAAGCCGGCTTCTTGGAAGCTTCGCGGTATTGGGCAACGAAGTCCTTGCTGAACAGGCTGGTCAGCATGTCCTCGTCAAAGATGTATTTCCAGTTTTCCGCATCGCCGGACCAGTTCTTGACGGTAATGTCCATCACCTTCTGGACGGGATCGGCGGGGCCGGCCGCAAGGGCGCTGTGGGAAAAGAGGACGGCGGCAGTCAGAAGCAGAATATTCCGCATGATGTGATCCCGGAGGTAGGCCCGACGCGCGGGCGAAGCGATTCGCCTGACTGTATTCCGGCAATATGGTTTGGCAATGCGCAAAGCGTTATTGCACCGCGCCAAAAAAGCGCCCCCCATGGCTTTGCCTCAGGCGCGCGCGATGCTATAGCCGCACCGGATATTTTTCCGAATACCGGCGTCACCAGGCGCCACAGCTTCGAAGGTGAGGAATTCATGGCAAAGATCAAGGTAGCCAATCCAGTCGTCGATCTCGACGGCGACGAAATGACCCGTATCATCTGGCAGCTCATCAAGGACAAGCTGATCCTGCCATACCTCGATCTCGACATCGAATATTATGACCTCTCGGTCGAAAACCGCGATGCTACCAACGACCAGGTAACAGTCGATGCGGCACACGCCATCAAGAAGCACGGCGTCGGCATCAAGTGCGCGACGATCACACCGGACGAGCAGCGCGTCGAGGAATTCGGCCTGAAGCAGATGTGGAAGAGCCCGAACGGCACGATCCGCAACATTCTGGGCGGCGTCATCTTCCGCGAGCCGATCATCTGCAAGAACGTTCCCCGCCTCGTTCCCGGCTGGACGAAGCCGATCGTCGTCGGCCGCCACGCCTTCGGCGACCAGTACAAGGCAACCGATTTCAAGTTCCCCGGCAAGGGCAAGCTGACGATCAAGTTCGTCGGCGAAGACGGTCAGGTCATTGAAAAGGACGTCTTCGACGCTCCGAGCGCTGGCGTTGCACTCGCAATGTACAACCTTGACGAATCCATCCGCGAATTCGCCCGCGCATCCATGATGTACGGCCTGATGCGCAAGTGGCCGGTTTACCTGTCCACCAAGAACACCATCCTGAAGGCCTATGACGGCCGCTTCAAGGACATCTTCGAAGAAGTCTACCAGACCGAGTTCAAGGCGAAGTTCGATGAAATCGGCATCATCTATGAACACCGCCTGATCGACGACATGGTCGCCTCCGCTCTGAAGTGGTCCGGCGGTTACGTCTGGGCCTGCAAGAACTACGATGGCGACGTTCAGTCTGATACGGTTGCCCAGGGCTTCGGTTCGCTCGGCCTGATGACCTCCGTTCTCCTGTCGCCGGACGGCCGCACGGTTGAAGCTGAAGCGGCACACGGCACGGTCACGCGCCACTACCGCCAGCACCAGAAGGGTCAGGAAACTTCGACCAACTCGATCGCTTCGATCTTCGCCTGGACCCGTGGCCTCGCCCACCGCGCCAAGCTGGACGACAATGCAGAACTCGCAAAGTTCGCAGCAACGCTCGAAACCGTCTGCGTCGACACCGTCGAAAGCGGCTTCATGACCAAGGACCTCGCGCTCCTCATCGGTCCGGACCAGCCCTGGCTCTCCACCACCGCCTTCCTCGACAAGATCGATGAAAACCTCAAGACGGCGATGGCGGCTTAAAAGAACGGGGCGCTGCCCGTTTGAAATATCGACAAAAGGAAACCCGGCCGCAACGCCGGGTTTCTTTTTTTGTTCACAGTATCTTGCTTAGATGTTGCACTAGGCGCAGACTTCGATTCCACAGCGTGCCGCAGTCAGAAAAATAAAAATATATAGCTGAAACAGCATAAAACGACACATAACTTGTCCGGCACAGTCAAAAATTCATGTGGTTACCAGCGCGATCCTTCGGGAAAACAGATAATGCTGTGGACTATAAAAACGCACCGTGTCAGCGCGAACTGCGCGCAGGTTTTCAATGATGCTTTTGCAATTTTGCTTGGGGAGGCAAAGCAATGAGTGAATTGATCTTCTACACCAATCCCATGTCGCGCGGACGCATTGCGCGATGGATGCTCGAGGAAGTGGGCGTTCCCTACAAGACAGAGATACTGGGCTTCTCGACGTCGATGAAATCGCCGGCCTATCGGCTGATCAACCCGATGGCCAAGGTGCCCGCCATCAAACACGGCGACACCATTGTCACCGAAGCGGCAGCGATCTGCGCCTATCTGGCGGATGCCTTTCCGGGTGCCAACCTTGCGCCGACGCCCAAAGCGCGCGGACTTTATTACCGCTGGATGTTTTTTGCTGCCGGTCCGTTGGAAATGACAACCAGCATGAAGGCGATGGGGTTCGAGGTGCCGCAGGAAAAGCTGCGTATGGCTGGCTGCGGCAGCTATGCGGATGCGATCAACACGCTCGAACGTGCCGTCAGCGAAAACCGCTTCATCGCCGGCGATCACTTCACTGCGGCGGATGTCTATGTAGGTGCCCATGTCGGCTGGGGCCTGCAGTTCGGCACAATCGAAAAACGTCCGGCCTTCACGGACTATATGGCGCATCTGACCGACCGCCCCGCCTTCAAGCGGGCCACCCAGCTTGACGAAGCGGCAGCGAAGGATATGCAGGCAGCGGGTTGAGGAAACTGACAGGCATTTCGCCTGAAAGCGGAGCACGAGCGCTTACAAGGGTCACAAAACGGATTTTGGAAGCGGGCTTATTCGTTGGGCTGGGCGAGTGGTTCGCCGATCTCGATTGCATGCCCGTCCGGATCATAAAAACGGAACACTCTCTGTCCCCATGCCTGCCGCTCAACGGGATGGATCAACTCCACATGCGGCGCAATATTCCGAAATGCCGCATCGACATCCTCGTGTTCGAAATAGAGCAGCAGGTTCCGTCTGCCGTAAGGTTTGTCCGTGTCCGGCGATGTCCGCCAGACCGTCTGTTCGAGCGAACGCCCCTCATGGATTGCAAAGCCGCTTTCAAAGAGGACGAAATTTCCGAAATCGTCCAAAACCTTCAGGCCGAGCCTGTCACGATAAAACTCCTTGGAGCGGTTGATATCGCACACGAAAGGGATGGGATTTACAAAGCGCATCACGTTCCTTTCGGATTTCAACATCCAGAATCAAAAAGGCGGGATAGAACCCCGCCTTTTTTTCAATTCATCCAGATCAGGCCGCGAGCGCTGCCGCCACCGCGTTGATGGCGTCCTGTGCCCTGGCGCCATCGGGGCCGCCGGCCTGCGCCATATCCGGGCGTCCACCGCCGCCCTTGCCGCCGAGGGCCGCAGAGGCCGTGCGGACGATATCGACGGCGCTGAACCGGCCAGTCAGATCCTCGGTCACGGCAGCAACAGCACTTGCCTTGCCGTCTTCGGACACGGCGATCAGCAGCACGACGCCGGAGCCGATATTTGCCTTGGCTTCATCTGCAAGACCCTTGAGGTCCTTGGCATCGATGCCGGACAGGGATTTTGCGAGGAAATTGACGCCCGCAACCTGCTGTACGTCGTTTGCGCCGGCATCCGACGAGCCGCCGCCCATTGCGAGTTTCTTGCGGGCATCCGCAAGCTCGCGCTCCAGCTTCTTGCGCTCGTCGAGAAGTCCCTCGACACGCGACAGCACATCGCCCGGCTGAACCTTCAGCGACGACGCCAGTGCCTTTACGCGCTCATCCTGCTCGGAGAGATAAGCAAGCGCGCCTTGACCCGTTACGGCCTCAAGACGGCGCACGCCCGCACCGACAGCACTTTCGCCGAGAATGCGGATAAGGCCGATCTGGCCGGTTGCGGCAACATGGGTGCCGCCGCAAAGCTCGACCGAGTACGGACGGTTGGCCTTCGCACCGTGAACACCGGTGCCCATGGAGACAACGCGGACTTCATCGCCGTATTTTTCGCCAAACAGTGCCATAGCACCCTCGGCGATGGCGTCGTCAACGCTCATCAGACGCGTCACGACAGGCGAGTTCTGCAAGACGATCTCGTTTGCCATTTCCTCGACGACCTTCAGCTCCTCGGCCGACATCGGCTTCGGATGCGAAACGTCGAAGCGCAGACGCTCGGGTGCGACCAGCGAACCCTTCTGAGCAACGTGCGTGCCAAGAACCTCGCGCAGCGCCTCATGCAGCAGGTGGGTGGCGGAGTGGTTGGCGCGCAGACGCGAGCGGCGGTCGTGATCGACCGTCAGCTGCACGGCGTCATCGAGCTTCAATCCACCCTTGGACACCGTGCCGGAATGCACGAAAAGGCCCTCGCCCTTCTTCTGGGTTTCTGAAACGGTAAAGGTGCCGTTATCGCCTGAGATTACGCCGGTATCGCCCATCTGACCGCCGGACTCGCCATAAAATGGCGTCTGGTTGACGACGATCTGCACCGTCTCGCCCTCGGCAGCACTATCCACCGACTTGCCGTCCTTGACGATCGCCTGAATGACGCCTTCGGCTGTTTCAGTGTCGTAACCAAGGAATTCGGTCGCGCCGAGCTTTTCCTTCAGTTCGAACCACACCGTTTCGGTCGCCTTGTCGCCAGAACCAGCCCAGTGCGAGCGTGCTTCCGCCTTCTGGCGCTGCATGGCATCGGTGAAGCCGGAAATATCGACGCCGATTTCGCGGGCGCGCAGCGCATCCTGCGTCAGATCGAGCGGAAAGCCATAGGTATCGTAAAGCTTGAAGGCGGTTTCGCCGTCCAGCATGTCGCCCTTGTGCAGGGTCGAGGTCGCGTCAGACAGCAGCGACAGGCCGCGTTCCAGCGTCTTGCGGAAACGGGTTTCCTCAAGCTTCAGCGTCTCGGAGATCAGCGCCTCGGCGCGAACCAGTTCCGGATAGGCGCGGCCCATCTGCTGTATCAGCGCCGGCAGCAGCTTGTAGATCAGCGGCTCGCGCGAACCGAGAAGCTCGGCATGGCGCATGGCGCGGCGCATGATGCGGCGCAGAACGTAACCACGGCCCTCATTTGACGGCAGGACGCCATCGGCGATCAGGAAAGCGGAGGAGCGCAGATGATCGGCAATGACGCGGTGGCTGGCGCGCTTCTCGCCCTCTGCCGGAACGCCGGTCGCTTCGACGGAGGCCGAAATCAGCGCCCGGAACAGATCGGTGTCGTAATTGTCGTGTTTGCCCTGCAACAACGCCGAAATGCGCTCGAGACCCATGCCGGTGTCGATAGACGGGCGCGGCAGATCGATGCGCTCTTCCTTCGTCAGCTGCTCATATTGCATGAAGACGAGGTTCCAGATTTCGATGAAACGGTCGCCATCC
This region of Agrobacterium tumefaciens genomic DNA includes:
- a CDS encoding DUF1127 domain-containing protein — translated: MQKNQPLVAYALPDAVDRLFVTFGVWKTLKAVLVAAMVPRPPPTDLSDLPERLLDDIGLEPSDRKMRREWAPPYWAPRF
- a CDS encoding NADP-dependent isocitrate dehydrogenase, which translates into the protein MAKIKVANPVVDLDGDEMTRIIWQLIKDKLILPYLDLDIEYYDLSVENRDATNDQVTVDAAHAIKKHGVGIKCATITPDEQRVEEFGLKQMWKSPNGTIRNILGGVIFREPIICKNVPRLVPGWTKPIVVGRHAFGDQYKATDFKFPGKGKLTIKFVGEDGQVIEKDVFDAPSAGVALAMYNLDESIREFARASMMYGLMRKWPVYLSTKNTILKAYDGRFKDIFEEVYQTEFKAKFDEIGIIYEHRLIDDMVASALKWSGGYVWACKNYDGDVQSDTVAQGFGSLGLMTSVLLSPDGRTVEAEAAHGTVTRHYRQHQKGQETSTNSIASIFAWTRGLAHRAKLDDNAELAKFAATLETVCVDTVESGFMTKDLALLIGPDQPWLSTTAFLDKIDENLKTAMAA
- a CDS encoding RNA methyltransferase, with the translated sequence MAGTNSELELVAEGPAIILVEPQLGENIGMVARAMANFGLAELRLVKPRDGWPNEKARAAASKADHVIDGTKVFETLEEAIKDLNFVYATTARERYGFKPVRAPVTAAGTLRAKFKAGERTGILFGRERWGLTNEEVALADEIVTFPVNPAFASLNIAQAVLLMSYEWMKSGMDDLDETLFQPIEQRPSTKEQVFGLFEHIEEALDARGYFHPPEKKPKMVDNLRAVLSRRGFSEQEISVFRGVIRSLDRFPRQWPKQAGRAGTAEGPLSERAGENAEDD
- the murI gene encoding glutamate racemase, encoding MLKTTEALADVLKPVLVFDSGIGGLTVLREARVLMPERGFIYVADDAGFPYGGWEEEALKARILSLFEKLLEDYSPEVCIIACNTAFTLAGADLRARFPDMTFVGTVPAIKPAAERTRSGLVSVLATPGTVKRAYTRDLIQSFATQCHVRLVGSENLARMAESWIRGEPISDEAVLAEIEPCFIDNDGKRTDIVVLACTHYPFMANVFRRLAPWPVDWLDPAEAIARRARHLVPLPQDAEHPDGFDFAVFTSGKPDFATRRLMQGFGLSVSLS
- a CDS encoding LysE family translocator, which codes for MPLENWLAFVAASAIMLAIPGPTILLVISYALGHGRKASTATVTGVALGDFTAMTASMLGLGALLATSAALFTGLKWIGAAYLIYLGIKLWRSPVGVEGGEAAGVTGRERPLKIFLHAYVVTALNPKSIVFFVAFLPQFLVPTLPFWPQVLIFEATFLVLASCNAALYGLLASAARNTIRKPKVQRVVNRTGGGLLIGAGLITFGWKRAVSA
- the alaS gene encoding alanine--tRNA ligase, which gives rise to MSGVNEIRSTFLDYFKKNGHEIVPSSPLVPRNDPTLMFTNAGMVQFKNVFTGLESRPYSTAASAQKCVRAGGKHNDLDNVGYTARHHTFFEMLGNFSFGDYFKEEAITHAWNLITKEFGIDRNRLLVTVYHTDDEAFNLWKKIAGFSDDRIIRIPTSDNFWAMGDTGPCGPCSEIFYDHGDHIWGGPPGSPEEDGDRFIEIWNLVFMQYEQLTKEERIDLPRPSIDTGMGLERISALLQGKHDNYDTDLFRALISASVEATGVPAEGEKRASHRVIADHLRSSAFLIADGVLPSNEGRGYVLRRIMRRAMRHAELLGSREPLIYKLLPALIQQMGRAYPELVRAEALISETLKLEETRFRKTLERGLSLLSDATSTLHKGDMLDGETAFKLYDTYGFPLDLTQDALRAREIGVDISGFTDAMQRQKAEARSHWAGSGDKATETVWFELKEKLGATEFLGYDTETAEGVIQAIVKDGKSVDSAAEGETVQIVVNQTPFYGESGGQMGDTGVISGDNGTFTVSETQKKGEGLFVHSGTVSKGGLKLDDAVQLTVDHDRRSRLRANHSATHLLHEALREVLGTHVAQKGSLVAPERLRFDVSHPKPMSAEELKVVEEMANEIVLQNSPVVTRLMSVDDAIAEGAMALFGEKYGDEVRVVSMGTGVHGAKANRPYSVELCGGTHVAATGQIGLIRILGESAVGAGVRRLEAVTGQGALAYLSEQDERVKALASSLKVQPGDVLSRVEGLLDERKKLERELADARKKLAMGGGSSDAGANDVQQVAGVNFLAKSLSGIDAKDLKGLADEAKANIGSGVVLLIAVSEDGKASAVAAVTEDLTGRFSAVDIVRTASAALGGKGGGGRPDMAQAGGPDGARAQDAINAVAAALAA
- a CDS encoding VOC family protein, which produces MRFVNPIPFVCDINRSKEFYRDRLGLKVLDDFGNFVLFESGFAIHEGRSLEQTVWRTSPDTDKPYGRRNLLLYFEHEDVDAAFRNIAPHVELIHPVERQAWGQRVFRFYDPDGHAIEIGEPLAQPNE
- a CDS encoding glutathione S-transferase family protein translates to MSELIFYTNPMSRGRIARWMLEEVGVPYKTEILGFSTSMKSPAYRLINPMAKVPAIKHGDTIVTEAAAICAYLADAFPGANLAPTPKARGLYYRWMFFAAGPLEMTTSMKAMGFEVPQEKLRMAGCGSYADAINTLERAVSENRFIAGDHFTAADVYVGAHVGWGLQFGTIEKRPAFTDYMAHLTDRPAFKRATQLDEAAAKDMQAAG